CATGATTTGATGTGTACCCACATTAAGGCTGTCGACAACCCTTCCCGCGTGCTCTGTGTGCCGCTGATGGCACAAAATGACATTTACGGGTTGCTGTACATGGAGGTATCACCTGGTATTGCGCCGCTGGCGGATGAAAACCAAAGGCTGTTGATTACGGCGTTCGCGGAACTGACTGCACTTGCTTTGGCGAATGTTCGTTTAAGGGAAAATTTACGCTATCAATCCATTCGCGACCCGCTTACCGGTTTGTACAATCGCCGGTACCTTGAAGACTTTTTATTCAAACAGCTGCACCAGGCTGAACGCAGTAAATCGTCGTTTGCCGTGTTGATGCTTGATCTTGATCACTTTAAAAAAATCAATGACACCTACGGTCATGATGCCGGCGATTCGGTCTTAAAAGAACTGGGTCAAATTTTATACGAAGACATTCGTTTGGGCGATGTTGCCGCACGCTTTGGAGGGGAGGAATTCATTGTCATGCTGTATGACATTGACGAGGAAGCGGCGCTTGAGCGTGCCGAAGCGCTGCGTAATCATGTGGCTACGGTAAGACCTAAATACGGTGCGCAGCAGGTTGGACATATTACGGTATCTATTGGCGTGGCCATGTACCCTGACAATGGGAAAACCCCGCCGCAATTGATTGAAGCAGCCGATAAGGCGTTATACCTGGCAAAAAGCCGCGGTAGAAACCGGGTAGTGATGTATTCCGACAGAGAGGACGAGAAGGCAGGGCCTACTCAGAAAAGCCAGGCTTGACGTTAATAATCATTTATTTTTAATGACAAACTCTGAATGAGGAATGGCGATTTCGATTTTAACATGGTGTGCGCCGGCACGACCAGGAGTGAAAAATCGATAATAATTGACAGCTCCGGTATTTGATACGATTGATTGATTCGCCAGCATTGGGAAGTACCGCAGGGTCCGGAGGCAGTGATGCGGGCACTGGTAAGGGGTTTGGGATGAAGAATGAGCTTTTTAACTTTAATGAGTTCAAGCCTGTCCCTGAAAAAATGGTTCATTGGCCACCAGGCGGCAGGGTAGTAATTTTGTTTCACCTTGTCAATGTCTGCGGGGGTGTCGCCATAACTGGCAGACAGAGTATCCATCAGGGTTTGCTGTACCCAGGCCGTGACATTGTGAGGACCTGTTTTGGCGTGGGCGCAAAAAAGGAGGAACAGCACAATAAAGGCCATTAATTTGTGGTTCACAATTCAAATCCTTTTGTTTTGTGATAATTACAAGAATAGCCTATTTTGCACAAGGTGGGTTATGCCGTGCGAGGCCAGCCCCAAGGATCAGGAGAAGGTATGCAGCCTTATGTGATTAAAACGCAAAAGTTAGGGTTACGTCCTATCCGGGAAGAAGATGTGAAGTACCTGGAAGAAATTGACAAAGATCCGGTGGTTAAGGAATATTTTCCTGAAGGAACGTTAAGCCGGCGTGAAATCAGGGAATTTATTCAGGAAAGCCTTGAAAATCATGAAACTAAAAATTTGCCCTGCTTCGTGATTTTTCGTTTAAAGGACAGGCGTTTCGTAGGCGAAGCTTATTTTGACCAGTTAGAAAGCGGTGAAATTAAGGTTGGTTACCTGTTCCATCGTCAATTCTGGAATCGCGGTTATGCCACCGAGGTGTTAAGGGCGCTGCTCAACTGGGCGAAAAAAAACATCAAGGCGGATTACATTATTGCCTATGCGGATAAAGAGAACGTGGCCTCATTCCGCGTCATGCAAAAATGCGGCATGCGGTTTTATAAAGAAGCGCATTTTTTAGGCATGGATTGCAAATTTTATCGCATTCGCAACCGCTAACAGGCCGCTTGCCCGCAAAAAAAATGGATGACATTTTTTAAGACATGCTCACAGATGGTCAGCTGATCCAATGTCACAAATTCATTGGGACGGTGCGCCTCGGCAATGTCGCCCGGACCGCAGATAATGGTGGGAATTCCCATGTCCTGAAAGGCGCTGGCTTCGGTCGCATAAGAGACTTTAAGCCGCTCTTTCACGCCGGTAACAGTCCTTAATAAATGGGTAATGGCTGCGTCTTCACGTGCAGTAAAACCGGAAGCGTCAGAGACCTGATCAAAATAAATCGCTGCTTCCTTAAACGTCTTTTGCATCTCGGGCAGCAATTGCTCGTTAATGTGGTTCTCGACCTGGCTTCGGAAATGCTCTAAAGGAAATTCGGGAATGTAGCGAATTTCCAGCATGAATTCACAGAGTCCGGGAATGATGTTGGAGGCATTGCCACCACTGATTAAATTGGTGGACAGGGTGGAGTAGGGGATGTTAAATGCGTCATCGAAAGGCCCTATAGTTTTTAAATGATTAAATAAATCATTAATATAGGTAATCAGACGGCTGGCATACTCAATGGCATTGCAGCCTTCAGTGACCATGGAGGAATGTGCGGCTTTGCCCTGCACCTGACAATGGTAAACACGCCGCGATTTTTCTCCAACAATCGGTTTCATGCCGGAGGGTTCGCCAATGATGCAGCCTTCGGGTTGAAGTTTGATCTTTTTCAGGTGCTCGGCCACAAAATCCACCCCCAGACAGCCGATTTCTTCATCGCAGGTGAATGCGAAATGGACTGGCTTATGCAAAGTGTAGCTTTTGATTTCAGGCACCAGGGACAACATGACGGCTAAAAATCCCTTCATGTCGCAGGCGCCCCGACCGTAAATTCTGCCGTCTTTTTCAACCGCCTGGAAAGGATCCGTTTCCCAGAGTTGGCCGGCCACTGGCACCACATCGGTATGACCGGATAATAACAACCCCCCCTGGCGGTTGCCGTTACTGGCAGGCAGGGTAGCGAGCAGGTTGGCTTTATCATCCGTTGTACCAGGAATAATGGTGGTTTCGATTTGATGCGATTCAAACCAGACCGCGATTTCCTGAATGAACCCCAGGTTGCTGTTGCTGGATACGGTATTAAAACCAATAAGTCGGTGGAGCCATTCAAATTTATTCATTTTTGATCAAAGTGGTTGTTTATGAACATAAAAAATGGTATCAAGTGTGTCTACATTATCGGTTTTTCAAGGAATTGTAAAAAAATAATCACCAATCCCGTTAAAGACCCAACCATGAGGTTCGGCCATGCCAGAGATTATATCCACACCCTCAAAAGGGGTGGTTGAAGGTGAAGACAGGGAACATCATTTTGCTTACTTTGAAACCCAGAACAAGCGATCCGACCAGGAAGATGCGCTGGCCTGGCATACCCTCGGTGAAAACCAGTTGCGATCATTAAGTCCTCAACAGATAGGACAACGCCTCTGGACAACCTGCAAGCTGCTCGATGAGTGGGCAAAAGGCCTGTCTGAGGAAGCAGGGACAACCGCCTGCATGACCGTTTTTGATGGCAGGGACAGTGTGATTACTGCGTCCATTGGTGACAGTGTAGCCTTTCTGGTCGCTTATGGAAAAAAAGGCGAAGTCATCAGTGCAACCCGATTAAATGCCACGCTGCATCATCCGGCTTTACAGTCGGAGAAAGAGCGCATTCTTAAAGCCGGCGGCAGTATTGACACCTCCAACCGAATCAATGGTGTTCTCTCGGTTTCCCGCGCCATTGGCGACTACGATACCCTGGGTATTCATGGCAAAAAATTAGCGATTTCCGATGCTGCGGTGGACATCGCCAGTATCAGCCAGCTATTAAACGATGAAGAGGAATCGATCAGTAAACTCCAGCTTATTTCAACCTGTGACGGCTTTACCGATGGCGCGAAAGACAGCAGCATTGAATGCCAGGTGATGTATTTATTAACCTGTCTTGAGCGTCTTGGCAAGCCAGGCTTAAAGACAGAAGCCGAGATTGCGGCATTTCTTGCCGCCTGCGCCGTAGAATCCAAATCAACGGACAATATCTCCATCGCGGTTCAAACGCTGGTTTATGGTTTGCCGGTTCTTCTTGGACTCTATGACGGCCATGGCGGCCATCAAATCGCCCATGATGCGGCAATGTCGGGTGGGGAGATTTTTTTAGAACAATGTGCGCTTTCACAACAAGATTATGAGTTGCAATCGCTAAGTACCGCCAATCACAAAGAACGGTACAAAGAAGACAATGCGAAAGCCATTGACTTTACTGCGAATGGGTCATCTTGTTTTTTGGAAAAATTAGCGGTTGCGGTGAATGAGGCTGCCCTGAATGAAAAAATGAAAACCTTGTCTCTGAAAGAAGAGGTTTTATTGAATAAATCTGCCGCCCTTTCCCCTGGTTTTTTCAGTCATCATTACCCAAGTCAGGATGAAAAAAAGACGGTGATGAATTCAAGTTCTTTCGTCAGTTAAATTAAAAAGAAGTTCTCTTATGATTGCTAATTCCTTAATACGAAATTATGCTTATCCTGATATTCAAAGAATAGTACCAGGCAAGGGAGCGGGTAAGGCATGGAACATTATGTTGTAGTCATCGGTACATCTGCTGGCGGTTTATCTGCTTTAAAGGCCCTTTTAGGTGCTCTTCCCACTGATTTCCCGGCAGCGGTTCTCATCGTCAAGCACATTGCTGCTTCCGCAGAAAACCTGTTGCCCGCCATCCTTGGACGAGCGAGCCAATTACCGGTGGTTGACACGCATCATCGCCAACCAATAGAACCAGGCCACATTTACATCGCTCCTCCCAAGTTTCATATGGTAATTGAGGATGGAAAGATAGCCCTTCATGACGGTCCGAAGGTTAATCATTCCCGTCCGGCCATCGATCCGCTTTTTTATTCCGCAGCGCTTCACTACAAGCAAAAAACCATCGGTGTTCTGTTAAGCGGTCTGCTCGATGATGGCAGTGCAGGGTTTGTGGCAATAAAAAAATGCGGCGGCATAACCATGGTGCAGGACCCGGATGAGGCGGAGTACCCGGATATGCCGGGAAATGCCTTAAAAAATATTCAGATTGATTATTGTCTTAAAGCAAAGGAAATCGCGGTTTTGCTGGCGGATTTGGTAACTGAAAAGATAAAATCAGCACCGGTTGACCCCTCAGAAATCCATTTGCTGGAATTGGAATCATCAATGAATTACAAGCCAGGCAGCGCGATTGACATTGAAAAAATAGGCACGGCATCAGGGTTTATTTGCCCCGAGTGTCAGGGCGCATTATGGAAAATCAATGACACACGTTTTGAACGGTATCGTTGCCGTGTGGAGCATGCCTATAGCAGCGATGGTTTAGTATCAGCTTATGAGCAAAGTACCGAAGCGGCATTATGGTCGGCTTTAAGGGCATTGGAAGAGAAAGAAAAGCTGGCTCAAAATATAGCCAGGAAAGCACGGGAAAAGCAGTCAGAAAATGCGTCTTACTTTATAAAAAAAGCAGAGGAAGCTCAAAAGCATGCAGCGGCTATCCGCAGTTTATTAAGCAACAGAAACAGTTAAAATAGAGTGCTGTTTTTTGCGATTTACAGTAGGATATGACGTTTAAAAATCCTGGATAATCGTTTTGCATGCCAAAAAATAAAAACAAACCGGACAATAACCATCATCTAAATGCCATGTCAAATGAGAAAAAAACACCCGGCGAGGATTTGTTTGTTGTGACGATTGGCGCCTCTGCCGGAGGGCTTGAAACGTTAAAAACGTTTTTTTCCGCTGTGTCTATCCAGGCTAATATGGCTTTTGTGGTCATTACGCACTTAAGTCCCGCGCACACCAGCATGTTGCCTGAGCTTTTACAAAATTGCACTTCCTTAACCGTGTTGCCAATCAGCAACGACCAGAAAGTACAGGCCAATCACGTGTATGTGCTTCCGCCAGGTAAGAATGCCATTATCCAGCGAGGTATATTAAAACTCGTCGATCCGGAGACTTCCCAGGATTTAAAAATGCCCATTGATTATTTTCTTCGCTCCTTGGCAGTCGATAAAAAAAGCAAGGGAATTTGTGTCATTTTATCCGGCACAGGCAATGATGGTACGGCTGGACTCAGGGCATTAAGGGAGCAGGGGGGGATTGATTATTGTGCAGACCGCAGCGTCTGCACGCTACGACGGCATGCCTAAGAGTGCGATTAATACCGGCGTTGTTGATTATATCCTCCTGCCGGAAAAAATTTACCCTTTTTTACTGGATTACATTGCCCATTTTAATGATAAAAGCATTGTGTTGGCTGACAGTGTGGCTAAGGAAATCCATCAGATTCTGGTGCTGTTGAATAACCAGACTGGTCATGATTTTTCCCTCTACAAACCCAATACCATTTTTCGCCGCATTCAAAAGCGCTTGAATATCTTACAGATTGATGACTTGTCGTTTTACATTAAGTACCTCTATCAGAATCCCGGTGAGTTGGAAATTCTTTTTAGGGAATTATTGATTAATGTCACCAATTTTTTTCGCGATGCCGAAGCATTTGAAGTGCTTAAAGAAATCATGATTAAAAAAATGAGGGATGACAAACCTAAAGATTATGGGCTACGGGTGTGGGTTCCTGGATGCTCCACCGGAGAGGAAGCTTATTCCATTGCTATTCTGTTACAGGAATGCATGGATAGTTTGAAGCAGCGCTTTAATGTGCAGATTTTTGGTACAGACATTGATGAGGATGCCATTGAAATCGCCCGCGCCGGGGTTTTTCCAGCCACCATTAGCTCCGAGGTTTCCAAGGAACGACTGATGCGCTTTTTCGTTAAAGAAGGCGAGTCTTACAAGATCAATATCGACATACGCAAGATGATTATTTTTGCGACACAAAACTTAATTAAAGATCCTCCATTCACCAAACTGGATCTTTTAAGTTGTCGAAATTTATTAATTTATTTAACATCGCAACTGCAAAGAAGAATTCTGCCATTATTTCATTATAGTTTGAAGCCAAATGGACTATTGTTTTTGGGGACGTCTGAGACCATTGGTGGCGCCGGGGATTTATTCACTATTTTAGACAGGCGATGGAAAATTTTTGAACGGAAAGGCGGTGTCACATCGTTTCAGGCAGTGATTGACCTGCCTTCGAGCACACCCCTATCTGAATGTTCAAGTATGAAAGCTACGGAAAAAATTATGTATGAAAATGAACCCAATCTGAGATTGATTATTGAGCAATTGCTGCTTAAAAAGCACACCCCACCCTGCGTGGTTATCGATGACCAGGGAAGTATTGTTTATGTCTATGGCCGGACAAGCCGCTTTCTCGAATTCGCAGCCGGCGAAGCAAGGTTTCATTTTTTGGAGATGGTTCGTCCTGAGCTTAAAGCCAAAGTATCTCTGGCCATACGCAATGCGACGATGCAGCAAAAGGAAATTATTCTGAGTGGTCTGCAATTTAAAGAAGACGGGGAAATCAAACACATCAACCTGAAAGTCAGGCCTGTCTTTGAAGCGCAGGTGTTGCATAAAAAATTGCTGCTGATTGTGTTTGAAGAAATGGCTGTTTTTGGCCAAAGCCATGAGAAGGGACGGCGCTTGGAAACCAAGGATGAACTGGAAAAAAAGATTACTCAACTGGATCAAGAATTGAAATACACCAAGGAAAGTCTGCAGACGACAATTGAAGAGTTGGAAACATCCAATGAGGAATTGAAATCCAGCAATGAGGAACTGCAGAGTACGAATGAAGAACTGCAGAGTACGAATGAAGAAATTGAAACCTCAAAGGAGGAGTTGCAGTCGCTAAATGAAGAATTGACAACGGTCAATGCCGAACTCGAAAGCCGCATTGAGCAATTATCAAGCGCCAATGACGACATTAAAAACCTGCTTGACAATACCGAAATCGCCACGGTCTTTTTAGACAAGGATCTGTGCATCAAGCGGTTTACTCCCAAAGCCACTGAAATTATTAATTTGATTTCATCGGACGTGGGAAGACCTATCAGCCACATCGTTTCCAATCTTTATTATGATACCCTGATTGATGATGCACGGGAGGTGTTGCAGACCCTGGAACCCATCATCCGGGAGGTGATTGATAAAAGCGAACACTGGTATGTTGTACGCATTATCCCCTACCGCACGGTGACCAATGTGATTGATGGGGTAGTCATTACGTTTCTAAATATTCATGCTCAAAAAAGAGCTGAAAACAATTCCGTTGAATTGCAAAAAGAATTGCAAAAATACAATGAAATTAACAAAGTCCTGTTAAATAACCTGACACAGGCTGCGGTGCTGGTGAACTTTGACGATAAAATCGTTTTTGCTAATAAGCGGTTTGAACAGTTAGTGGGTTTGGAACTGAAAGAGCTTCTTGGCCGTATTTTATATAAATTAAAACTGAATTGGGACGCAAATAAATTGCAACAGGTATTAAATGACGCACAGACGTCCATGGAGTCTGTCCACAGCAATACCGTGGACATGGCCAATAACGCCATGGCATTGATGACTTACAAATACCCTGAAAACATGATGCTTATTTGTTTTTCTCAAACATGACGTTGATGTGCACAGTTTGACGACTGACTCAATGAATTACTCTAGATGTTAGGAATGTTGTTATGTCAGTTAATTCTTGCGAAGAAGAGAAGATTAAGGAACTGAATTTAAGACTGACTCTCTACGAAAATAGAATACAAAGGCAATCTCAACAACTTCGCTTGTTGTCGTCTGAATTGCAGGAAGTGAAACGCTGGCATAAAGAAATTCAAACCTTTAATCCCTGCGGGTACGTTGTGTTTGATGCTTCCTTTGTGATTCATCATGTGAATGTGCAAACCGCGTTACTGATCGGCAGAAAGACGAGTTGCCTGGTAGGAAGGTCATTTCTGAATTTTTTAAGCCAGAGCTCAGCTGCTAAACTGGTGAAGTGTGTTGCTCTTTTTTTAGAGGAAAAATACAGTCACAAATACGAAATGGAATTGTTGTCAGCACGAGACAACATCAAGTATGTGCAGTTACAGTTTTTTCTTTGCCGTAAGCAGCTCATCCATTGTTATTTATTTGATTTAACTCAGGAAAAATTAGATGCATCAAAGCTCCTGGAGTTAGAAAAATCGTTTAATTCCCTCAATAATATTTTCCAGAACATCAGCAGCGCGATTGCCCTTCTCGATGAGGACCTTAATCTGCGAATGCTTAACCAGCCATTTGTGCTGGCGTT
This Legionella sp. MW5194 DNA region includes the following protein-coding sequences:
- a CDS encoding CheR family methyltransferase; this translates as MQTAASARYDGMPKSAINTGVVDYILLPEKIYPFLLDYIAHFNDKSIVLADSVAKEIHQILVLLNNQTGHDFSLYKPNTIFRRIQKRLNILQIDDLSFYIKYLYQNPGELEILFRELLINVTNFFRDAEAFEVLKEIMIKKMRDDKPKDYGLRVWVPGCSTGEEAYSIAILLQECMDSLKQRFNVQIFGTDIDEDAIEIARAGVFPATISSEVSKERLMRFFVKEGESYKINIDIRKMIIFATQNLIKDPPFTKLDLLSCRNLLIYLTSQLQRRILPLFHYSLKPNGLLFLGTSETIGGAGDLFTILDRRWKIFERKGGVTSFQAVIDLPSSTPLSECSSMKATEKIMYENEPNLRLIIEQLLLKKHTPPCVVIDDQGSIVYVYGRTSRFLEFAAGEARFHFLEMVRPELKAKVSLAIRNATMQQKEIILSGLQFKEDGEIKHINLKVRPVFEAQVLHKKLLLIVFEEMAVFGQSHEKGRRLETKDELEKKITQLDQELKYTKESLQTTIEELETSNEELKSSNEELQSTNEELQSTNEEIETSKEELQSLNEELTTVNAELESRIEQLSSANDDIKNLLDNTEIATVFLDKDLCIKRFTPKATEIINLISSDVGRPISHIVSNLYYDTLIDDAREVLQTLEPIIREVIDKSEHWYVVRIIPYRTVTNVIDGVVITFLNIHAQKRAENNSVELQKELQKYNEINKVLLNNLTQAAVLVNFDDKIVFANKRFEQLVGLELKELLGRILYKLKLNWDANKLQQVLNDAQTSMESVHSNTVDMANNAMALMTYKYPENMMLICFSQT
- a CDS encoding GNAT family N-acetyltransferase — protein: MQPYVIKTQKLGLRPIREEDVKYLEEIDKDPVVKEYFPEGTLSRREIREFIQESLENHETKNLPCFVIFRLKDRRFVGEAYFDQLESGEIKVGYLFHRQFWNRGYATEVLRALLNWAKKNIKADYIIAYADKENVASFRVMQKCGMRFYKEAHFLGMDCKFYRIRNR
- a CDS encoding chemotaxis protein CheB gives rise to the protein MEHYVVVIGTSAGGLSALKALLGALPTDFPAAVLIVKHIAASAENLLPAILGRASQLPVVDTHHRQPIEPGHIYIAPPKFHMVIEDGKIALHDGPKVNHSRPAIDPLFYSAALHYKQKTIGVLLSGLLDDGSAGFVAIKKCGGITMVQDPDEAEYPDMPGNALKNIQIDYCLKAKEIAVLLADLVTEKIKSAPVDPSEIHLLELESSMNYKPGSAIDIEKIGTASGFICPECQGALWKINDTRFERYRCRVEHAYSSDGLVSAYEQSTEAALWSALRALEEKEKLAQNIARKAREKQSENASYFIKKAEEAQKHAAAIRSLLSNRNS
- the argE gene encoding acetylornithine deacetylase, giving the protein MNKFEWLHRLIGFNTVSSNSNLGFIQEIAVWFESHQIETTIIPGTTDDKANLLATLPASNGNRQGGLLLSGHTDVVPVAGQLWETDPFQAVEKDGRIYGRGACDMKGFLAVMLSLVPEIKSYTLHKPVHFAFTCDEEIGCLGVDFVAEHLKKIKLQPEGCIIGEPSGMKPIVGEKSRRVYHCQVQGKAAHSSMVTEGCNAIEYASRLITYINDLFNHLKTIGPFDDAFNIPYSTLSTNLISGGNASNIIPGLCEFMLEIRYIPEFPLEHFRSQVENHINEQLLPEMQKTFKEAAIYFDQVSDASGFTAREDAAITHLLRTVTGVKERLKVSYATEASAFQDMGIPTIICGPGDIAEAHRPNEFVTLDQLTICEHVLKNVIHFFCGQAAC
- a CDS encoding chemotaxis protein CheB, producing the protein MPKNKNKPDNNHHLNAMSNEKKTPGEDLFVVTIGASAGGLETLKTFFSAVSIQANMAFVVITHLSPAHTSMLPELLQNCTSLTVLPISNDQKVQANHVYVLPPGKNAIIQRGILKLVDPETSQDLKMPIDYFLRSLAVDKKSKGICVILSGTGNDGTAGLRALREQGGIDYCADRSVCTLRRHA
- a CDS encoding PP2C family serine/threonine-protein phosphatase, encoding MPEIISTPSKGVVEGEDREHHFAYFETQNKRSDQEDALAWHTLGENQLRSLSPQQIGQRLWTTCKLLDEWAKGLSEEAGTTACMTVFDGRDSVITASIGDSVAFLVAYGKKGEVISATRLNATLHHPALQSEKERILKAGGSIDTSNRINGVLSVSRAIGDYDTLGIHGKKLAISDAAVDIASISQLLNDEEESISKLQLISTCDGFTDGAKDSSIECQVMYLLTCLERLGKPGLKTEAEIAAFLAACAVESKSTDNISIAVQTLVYGLPVLLGLYDGHGGHQIAHDAAMSGGEIFLEQCALSQQDYELQSLSTANHKERYKEDNAKAIDFTANGSSCFLEKLAVAVNEAALNEKMKTLSLKEEVLLNKSAALSPGFFSHHYPSQDEKKTVMNSSSFVS